The following are encoded in a window of Ktedonobacterales bacterium genomic DNA:
- the folK gene encoding 2-amino-4-hydroxy-6-hydroxymethyldihydropteridine diphosphokinase, which translates to MTSSSSDQQQTLPLVILGLGSNLGDRDAFLRAALAQLAPAYQVERVSSVYETAPQLVVEQPLYHNLVCAGRTQLSPHDLLRFLKALEQRLGRTPSYRYGPREIDLDIVLYGDQIINTADLIIPHPRMAERAFVLTPLAEIAPQMRHPVLQRTMHELAEAVAAQGVNRLFPLVF; encoded by the coding sequence ATGACTTCCAGTTCATCCGATCAGCAGCAAACGCTGCCCCTGGTTATCCTGGGCCTGGGCAGCAATCTAGGCGACCGTGACGCCTTTCTGCGCGCCGCGCTGGCGCAGCTCGCGCCAGCCTATCAGGTCGAGCGGGTATCCAGCGTCTATGAGACCGCTCCGCAGTTGGTCGTGGAGCAGCCGCTCTACCATAACCTTGTCTGCGCCGGACGCACGCAGCTTTCGCCGCACGATCTGCTCCGCTTCCTCAAAGCCCTGGAGCAGCGCCTGGGAAGAACGCCCAGCTATCGCTATGGCCCACGCGAGATCGATCTCGACATCGTGTTGTATGGCGATCAGATTATCAACACAGCCGATCTGATCATTCCGCACCCGCGCATGGCCGAGCGCGCCTTTGTCTTGACGCCCCTGGCCGAAATTGCCCCACAGATGCGGCATCCTGTGCTTCAGCGCACGATGCATGAACTGGCAGAAGCGGTTGCTGCTCAAGGCGTCAATCGTCTTTTCCCTCTTGTCTTTTGA
- a CDS encoding heme-binding protein codes for MSLTLEIARRALDASRARAREFGCQVSIALVDSAGHLVAFERMMAPYAWATAGISTAKATSAVMFNQSTSDISRWAGDIPGFATSMASMTQGKFIMAPGGWPIRGPNGVTVGAIGISGGNAPGRDDDIARAGVHAAEAALQAEFQRRMQAQAAAQAQAAAQAQAAAQPQPVAAAAPAAAFQESAQPQPAPATVNLQEPEPAASMYMPVTSAEGAQSSSAGSTDGSASGEDDQPTIATDKTP; via the coding sequence ATGAGTCTTACTCTGGAAATTGCCAGGCGCGCCCTCGACGCCAGCCGCGCTCGGGCGCGTGAATTCGGCTGCCAGGTCAGCATTGCGCTGGTTGATAGCGCGGGCCATCTCGTCGCATTCGAGCGCATGATGGCGCCTTATGCGTGGGCCACCGCAGGAATCTCCACCGCCAAGGCAACATCAGCCGTCATGTTCAATCAGTCCACTTCTGATATTAGCCGCTGGGCTGGCGATATTCCCGGCTTCGCCACCAGCATGGCGAGCATGACTCAGGGCAAGTTTATTATGGCCCCAGGCGGCTGGCCGATTCGCGGCCCCAATGGCGTCACCGTCGGAGCCATTGGCATCAGCGGCGGCAACGCGCCGGGCCGCGACGACGATATTGCCCGCGCAGGCGTCCACGCGGCAGAGGCCGCCCTTCAGGCCGAGTTTCAGCGGCGCATGCAGGCCCAGGCAGCCGCGCAGGCGCAAGCAGCCGCGCAGGCCCAGGCAGCCGCGCAGCCACAGCCGGTTGCTGCCGCTGCCCCCGCTGCCGCATTCCAGGAGTCGGCCCAGCCACAGCCAGCCCCCGCCACAGTGAACCTTCAGGAGCCAGAGCCAGCCGCTTCGATGTATATGCCCGTTACCTCCGCCGAAGGCGCGCAAAGCAGCAGCGCCGGGTCCACAGATGGGTCGGCCAGCGGCGAAGATGATCAGCCGACGATTGCTACCGACAAAACACCGTAG
- a CDS encoding HAMP domain-containing sensor histidine kinase — translation MEQVEQDAGDQPSRELPNTWRPPPESQRMPESAPHSPFFPADAAEGAMALHFQQTPPISPPPSGGPPGSETSAEHLLGALDVAARKFAAAERANILPLALQEFLALCRARRGLVLTRSEGAAAYTVAVRQHLSQEMAERIPREPRFWGAPSPGVLFGPVDQGSRDASGEQQASETVAAFLADVGASWYAWLPLALPKGAETLLVALGDGGPPTPVERGRVSLAGVVLSDLVAAALERAELRHMLVSEEHTRDEFIGLASHELQSPLTVIKGYSQLLLRQARRGDHTGAVNLSGLEAISQQVSRMSNLVGELLDFSRIERGTLEVAPQPIDVVALTRQVVEQRQRALPDMNFFLTTREPELIALADRTRLEQVLGYLLDNAARFGQEEGVVEVIVQRVSAAPLPSLLSTASAEVAEAAAQDEVALISVRDYGPGLPHEESEKLFTAFYRGPEHSLQSQLAGLGLGLYVSRYLVARQNGYLWAEFPTTEHATGSIFYLGLPLPRAS, via the coding sequence GTGGAGCAAGTTGAGCAGGACGCTGGAGATCAGCCGTCACGAGAACTTCCAAATACCTGGAGGCCGCCCCCGGAAAGTCAGCGGATGCCTGAATCGGCGCCTCATTCCCCTTTTTTCCCAGCGGACGCCGCAGAGGGAGCGATGGCGCTCCATTTCCAGCAAACACCCCCAATCTCTCCGCCGCCCTCCGGCGGACCGCCCGGCTCAGAAACCTCGGCAGAGCATTTGCTGGGCGCGCTGGATGTCGCGGCCCGCAAGTTCGCGGCTGCCGAGCGCGCAAACATCTTGCCGCTGGCCTTACAAGAGTTTCTCGCTCTGTGCCGCGCCCGGCGCGGCCTCGTCCTCACCCGATCCGAAGGCGCTGCTGCATACACTGTTGCGGTCAGACAGCATCTCTCCCAGGAGATGGCGGAACGAATCCCGCGAGAGCCGCGTTTTTGGGGAGCGCCCTCCCCAGGGGTTCTGTTTGGCCCTGTGGACCAGGGTTCCAGGGACGCATCCGGCGAGCAGCAAGCCTCAGAAACGGTCGCGGCGTTCCTGGCTGATGTCGGGGCGTCGTGGTATGCCTGGTTGCCGCTGGCGCTGCCGAAAGGGGCTGAAACGCTGCTGGTTGCCCTGGGCGACGGCGGCCCGCCCACCCCTGTTGAGCGTGGCCGCGTATCCCTGGCTGGAGTGGTGTTGAGCGATCTGGTGGCTGCCGCGTTGGAGCGTGCCGAACTGCGCCATATGCTGGTGAGCGAAGAACACACTCGTGACGAGTTCATTGGCCTGGCCTCGCATGAACTCCAAAGCCCTCTGACGGTGATTAAGGGCTACTCCCAACTGCTGCTGCGCCAGGCCCGGCGCGGCGATCATACCGGGGCTGTCAATCTGAGCGGCCTGGAAGCGATTAGCCAGCAGGTGAGCCGGATGTCCAACCTGGTAGGCGAACTGCTGGATTTCTCGCGGATTGAGCGCGGTACGCTGGAGGTGGCCCCGCAGCCAATAGATGTGGTTGCGCTGACGCGCCAGGTGGTCGAGCAGCGCCAGCGCGCCCTGCCCGATATGAACTTCTTCCTGACCACCAGGGAGCCAGAATTGATCGCTCTGGCGGATCGTACTCGTCTGGAGCAAGTACTGGGCTATCTCCTCGATAATGCCGCCAGGTTTGGGCAGGAAGAAGGGGTGGTGGAAGTGATTGTCCAGCGAGTGTCGGCAGCCCCGCTCCCATCTCTGCTCTCCACGGCGTCGGCTGAAGTCGCTGAAGCAGCGGCTCAAGACGAAGTGGCGCTGATTTCGGTGCGCGACTATGGGCCTGGCTTGCCTCATGAAGAGAGCGAAAAGCTCTTTACCGCTTTTTATCGCGGCCCGGAACACAGCCTCCAGAGCCAGCTAGCGGGGTTGGGTCTGGGCCTCTATGTCAGCCGCTATCTGGTCGCCCGCCAGAATGGATACCTCTGGGCCGAATTCCCCACCACCGAGCACGCGACGGGGAGCATCTTCTACCTGGGTCTGCCTCTGCCTCGCGCGTCCTGA
- a CDS encoding DUF1634 domain-containing protein — MAHEQPSSSEEPKTETGRETAPARAFPTEEIISWILRVGVLVSAFLIALGVVLLLVTGDTGYAGSVNNLAGLTQYGPNRLTAFPTTPGDVLAGVAQFKPYALIALGLLLLIATPVIRVASSVVIFVLERDYAYVLITLVVLVVLVISFLLGKAG, encoded by the coding sequence ATGGCTCACGAGCAACCATCTTCATCTGAAGAACCGAAGACTGAAACAGGCCGCGAGACGGCTCCGGCGCGCGCCTTTCCTACGGAAGAGATTATTAGCTGGATTCTGCGCGTGGGCGTCCTCGTCAGCGCGTTCCTCATCGCGCTTGGAGTGGTTCTGCTGCTGGTGACTGGCGATACGGGCTATGCAGGCTCAGTCAACAATCTGGCCGGGCTGACGCAGTACGGCCCGAACCGGCTCACTGCTTTTCCCACGACCCCTGGCGATGTGCTGGCCGGGGTGGCGCAGTTCAAGCCCTATGCCCTGATCGCGCTGGGGCTGCTCTTGCTGATTGCGACGCCGGTCATTCGCGTGGCGTCCTCAGTAGTGATCTTTGTGCTGGAGCGCGATTACGCCTATGTCCTCATCACCCTGGTCGTGCTGGTCGTGCTGGTGATCAGCTTCCTCCTGGGCAAAGCGGGGTAA
- a CDS encoding chemotaxis protein CheW gives MSSAENKARWSPGVFWPPDTDLFLSEEEQRAAAMLYEQKMAEPPSGTPFLTFKLNNVRWGVPVSHLREVLPKVSAITPLPFSPLWLYGLINLRGEPIGLVNLSDLLFDPITAANAGRHAMAGAPVIIAENAGASLALLVEELGEVAFIEDHQFEKPPGAEIRALPTFAVAHLQAAWFPSEDDRTVLLLDLPRLLASLLQQLISEEAADE, from the coding sequence ATGAGCAGCGCAGAGAACAAGGCACGATGGTCGCCCGGCGTCTTCTGGCCGCCTGACACCGATCTGTTTTTGAGCGAGGAAGAACAGCGCGCCGCAGCCATGCTCTATGAGCAGAAGATGGCGGAGCCGCCCAGCGGCACACCTTTCCTTACCTTCAAGCTGAATAACGTGCGCTGGGGCGTGCCTGTGTCACATCTGCGCGAAGTCTTGCCCAAAGTCTCAGCCATCACTCCCCTGCCTTTCAGCCCTCTCTGGCTCTATGGCCTCATCAACCTGCGTGGCGAGCCGATTGGCCTGGTGAACCTGAGCGATTTGTTGTTCGACCCCATCACCGCCGCCAATGCGGGGCGACACGCGATGGCTGGCGCTCCGGTGATCATCGCTGAAAACGCTGGCGCATCGCTGGCGCTGCTGGTGGAAGAATTGGGCGAAGTCGCCTTCATTGAAGACCACCAATTTGAGAAGCCGCCTGGCGCTGAAATACGCGCGCTGCCCACCTTTGCCGTCGCCCATCTTCAAGCCGCCTGGTTCCCTTCGGAAGACGACCGGACGGTGCTGCTGCTGGACCTCCCTCGCCTGCTGGCAAGCCTCCTCCAGCAATTGATTAGTGAGGAAGCAGCCGATGAGTGA
- a CDS encoding response regulator produces the protein MGNFVMVIDDSLTVRKIMESSLRREGFQVVSFPDGLQAMSALSKGEVPVPDLILLDVGLPKMDGYEIARAFKQKNRLGNTVIIMLSGRDGVFDKLRGRWAGAKEYITKPFKTAEVIACVRSHLGPPDISMQTQPAGSYSYY, from the coding sequence ATGGGAAACTTTGTCATGGTGATTGATGACTCATTGACAGTGCGCAAAATCATGGAGAGCAGCCTGCGACGCGAGGGTTTCCAGGTTGTCTCGTTTCCAGATGGTTTACAAGCGATGAGCGCGCTCTCGAAAGGTGAGGTTCCCGTACCTGACCTGATCTTGCTCGATGTGGGCCTGCCCAAAATGGACGGCTATGAAATCGCGCGCGCCTTCAAGCAAAAGAATCGCCTGGGGAATACGGTGATCATCATGCTTTCCGGGCGCGATGGTGTTTTTGACAAACTGCGTGGCCGTTGGGCGGGCGCAAAAGAATATATTACCAAACCATTCAAAACGGCTGAAGTGATCGCGTGCGTCCGTTCGCATCTTGGCCCCCCGGATATATCTATGCAAACTCAGCCTGCCGGCAGCTATTCTTATTATTAG
- a CDS encoding response regulator, which produces MSDKYLPTFIKEIRSYCAMVGDLTQPLRDPQAAGEDIRSAAAGLTRLFHTIAGLSSSLEIADFTGLAEGLESCLLSIGASPATAQSASINSALIDLLDFTIAYLGHRLEAMEASGQFQLPAPEDDEPLRSLEERLWRLGSWLAPPEEGALPPAEPLSDEDLAILRAFSESDLADAARAELPAGSDTEGRGERGDPAPRPAAGVTRPLAQQPAAQGPEAANTPEAAPAAGEVIPPEMLELFRAETLDDLYVLQGALARLETPEERPAAVLEMRHVAHKIKGAAATLDLQVVAGLSHCLEDILDLLRSRRLEYAPAVVDALMRGIIELELALSKQPTLERENAEGLERLRAQYEALLAASGPENLDDPSATLPDSRRLAAAAHQQSVSVDVFAPDQSHPSLGTQRARVGDVMGREHSLRVEVSRLDQLMGMVGELASNRAGTEQARAEINESLAEVHRVVQKMTQLVNQLDEEAPMLSAPLASGPVFQLSQQTQEPYAPGEVEARAEMTRLAARGTPSRPLGMSFPAHGEEAARRRELDLENFDSEHSHLLRALREGVNDIATLSDGLQGLLREMNGLAEAQDRLTGSIQRDITHLRLVPIGRIFPRLQLTVRQIAQEQNKQINFMSTGATTEIDRDIIEAITGPLAQLVRNCAVHGIESVEERRELGKPDVGTITLHAYYTGNEISIEIGDDGCGINSHRLINAAIAVGKLAPEEAEQLDSEQALNLMLLPDISTSPEVTTIAGRGVGMDMVRTAVENLKGEMHIHSTPGEGTSFHIRLPISLGILPALFVRAGQQVYAVPLSSVARIWQPESQTPSEMTAFFSLSEVLGVPPQLAGESEEEPKIPPRQVALIVLLRQREVGVYVDEVLAEREVVIKRLPPHLRRRGVRGVILNPVGELLLLLDLPELAHRVLSGLPSDRFEALRDEPAPAAGAASGPKVLVVDDSLFMRRTLELQLARAGYQVRSAKDGIEALQFIMQDRPQLVLLDIEMPQLDGYGLLSILRGQQRFSGIPVAMLTSRAADKHRQHAMDLGASAYLVKPCPHDVLLQTIAELVGQQ; this is translated from the coding sequence ATGAGTGACAAATATCTTCCTACCTTTATCAAGGAAATCCGCAGTTACTGCGCGATGGTCGGCGACCTTACGCAGCCACTGCGCGACCCACAGGCTGCTGGCGAGGACATTCGTTCGGCGGCGGCGGGACTCACACGGCTCTTCCACACTATCGCCGGACTGAGCAGTTCGCTGGAGATTGCCGATTTCACCGGACTGGCCGAGGGTCTGGAAAGCTGTTTGCTCAGCATCGGGGCCAGTCCAGCCACCGCGCAGAGCGCCAGCATCAACAGCGCCCTGATCGATCTGCTCGACTTTACCATCGCCTATCTCGGCCATCGTCTGGAGGCGATGGAGGCCAGCGGGCAATTTCAACTGCCCGCCCCGGAGGATGATGAACCGCTGCGTTCCCTGGAAGAACGGCTCTGGAGACTTGGCTCCTGGCTTGCGCCTCCAGAAGAGGGCGCGCTGCCCCCTGCTGAGCCACTGAGCGACGAAGACCTTGCCATCCTGCGCGCCTTCAGCGAGAGCGACCTTGCTGATGCTGCCAGGGCGGAGCTTCCCGCTGGCTCCGATACCGAAGGGCGAGGAGAAAGGGGCGACCCAGCGCCTCGGCCAGCCGCAGGAGTTACCCGACCCCTGGCGCAGCAGCCAGCGGCGCAGGGGCCAGAGGCCGCCAACACGCCAGAGGCAGCGCCAGCGGCTGGCGAAGTGATCCCGCCGGAAATGTTGGAACTTTTCCGCGCGGAAACCCTGGACGATCTCTACGTCCTTCAGGGCGCGCTCGCGCGGCTGGAGACGCCTGAAGAGCGACCAGCAGCCGTTCTGGAAATGCGCCACGTGGCCCACAAGATCAAGGGCGCGGCGGCCACGCTCGATCTTCAGGTGGTCGCTGGCCTTTCCCATTGCCTGGAAGACATCCTCGACCTGCTCAGGAGCCGTCGGCTGGAATATGCCCCCGCCGTCGTGGACGCCCTGATGCGCGGGATCATCGAGTTGGAGCTTGCCCTGAGCAAGCAGCCCACGCTGGAAAGGGAAAACGCCGAGGGGCTGGAACGCCTGCGCGCCCAATATGAGGCGCTGCTGGCCGCCAGCGGGCCAGAGAATCTGGATGATCCCTCGGCGACGCTGCCGGATTCGCGCCGCCTGGCCGCTGCCGCGCACCAGCAGAGCGTTTCGGTTGATGTCTTTGCCCCCGATCAAAGCCATCCCTCGCTGGGTACTCAGCGCGCCCGTGTTGGCGACGTGATGGGCCGCGAACACTCATTGCGCGTCGAGGTCAGCCGCCTGGATCAGCTTATGGGCATGGTCGGCGAGTTGGCAAGCAACCGCGCAGGAACGGAACAGGCACGCGCCGAAATTAACGAATCGCTGGCTGAGGTGCATCGCGTCGTCCAGAAGATGACTCAACTGGTCAACCAGCTTGACGAAGAAGCGCCGATGCTCAGCGCCCCTCTGGCTTCAGGGCCTGTTTTCCAGCTTTCCCAGCAGACCCAGGAGCCATACGCTCCAGGCGAAGTAGAAGCGCGGGCGGAGATGACCCGCCTCGCCGCGCGCGGCACGCCGTCGCGCCCGCTGGGCATGTCGTTCCCCGCACATGGCGAGGAAGCGGCCCGGCGCAGGGAATTGGACCTGGAAAACTTCGACAGCGAGCATAGCCATCTGCTGCGGGCGCTGCGCGAAGGCGTTAATGACATTGCCACCCTGAGCGACGGCTTGCAAGGTCTTTTGCGTGAGATGAATGGTCTGGCCGAAGCGCAGGATAGACTCACCGGCTCCATTCAGCGCGACATCACTCATCTGCGGCTGGTCCCCATCGGGCGGATTTTTCCCAGGCTCCAGTTAACGGTGCGCCAGATTGCCCAGGAGCAAAACAAGCAGATCAATTTCATGTCTACCGGCGCGACCACCGAGATTGACCGCGACATCATCGAAGCCATCACCGGCCCGCTGGCGCAGCTCGTGCGCAACTGCGCGGTGCATGGCATCGAATCGGTGGAAGAGCGGCGCGAATTGGGCAAGCCCGATGTTGGGACGATCACGCTGCATGCCTACTATACCGGCAACGAGATCAGCATTGAGATCGGCGATGACGGCTGCGGCATCAACTCCCACCGGCTCATCAACGCCGCCATTGCGGTTGGCAAACTCGCGCCAGAGGAAGCAGAGCAGTTGGACTCGGAGCAAGCCCTCAATCTGATGCTTCTGCCCGACATTAGCACCAGCCCGGAAGTCACCACCATTGCCGGGCGCGGCGTGGGGATGGATATGGTGCGTACCGCTGTCGAGAACCTGAAAGGCGAGATGCACATTCACAGCACACCAGGCGAGGGTACGAGCTTCCATATCCGCCTGCCCATCTCGCTGGGCATCTTGCCCGCGCTCTTTGTGCGCGCGGGTCAGCAAGTCTATGCCGTGCCGCTGAGCAGCGTTGCGCGCATCTGGCAGCCGGAAAGCCAGACGCCATCTGAAATGACGGCTTTCTTCAGCCTGAGCGAAGTCCTTGGCGTCCCACCACAGTTAGCCGGGGAGAGCGAAGAAGAACCAAAGATACCCCCTCGCCAGGTGGCCTTGATCGTGCTGCTGAGGCAGCGAGAGGTGGGCGTCTACGTTGATGAAGTGCTGGCCGAGCGCGAGGTGGTCATCAAGCGCCTGCCGCCGCACCTGCGCCGCCGGGGAGTGCGCGGCGTCATCTTGAATCCCGTGGGTGAACTGCTGCTGCTGCTTGATCTGCCGGAGCTGGCTCATCGTGTACTCAGCGGCCTGCCCAGTGATCGCTTCGAGGCGCTGCGCGATGAGCCAGCGCCAGCGGCTGGCGCCGCCAGCGGGCCGAAAGTGCTGGTGGTGGATGATTCGCTTTTCATGCGCCGCACCCTGGAATTACAACTGGCGCGCGCGGGGTATCAGGTCAGGTCGGCCAAAGACGGCATAGAGGCGCTGCAATTCATTATGCAGGACCGCCCCCAACTGGTGCTGCTGGATATTGAAATGCCGCAGCTTGATGGCTATGGCCTGCTCAGCATCCTGCGCGGCCAGCAGCGTTTCAGCGGCATTCCGGTAGCGATGCTGACCTCGCGCGCCGCCGACAAGCACCGCCAGCACGCTATGGACCTGGGCGCCAGCGCCTATCTGGTCAAGCCCTGCCCGCACGATGTCTTGCTCCAGACCATCGCCGAACTGGTAGGCCAGCAATAG
- a CDS encoding DUF4388 domain-containing protein codes for MVTEARPLRGSLDEFNLAEILQMMGLGNMTGALHLHRPDGRTGIIYFYDGFLGSCTELNTEALTLGLVLQQLGMATAEQLDGAYDLQTQDPLGKRIGELLIDYEIITPEQLQDALKTQLLWTVREMAQWQEGAYEFLPGAHLPTEDMPLRIEVTRVVMEVLRYTQEWDELQHTLPDGMRTRLEMALKIPQGMLLSFDLNTWRAISHVNAYRTVRRIASAIHQPELEVARLLAPLVERSLLASVESNSRPGLPIPAQRLSMESFDLFSLLSKIEQEWLHRRQPVEQLVALANFINWTMSNLAETYEQNGISLSPDTLVSLLERDGLDRIPGYTLKIQDNQIDIDDFTHYCRGYLDRRNVDQTAGEFHDMASDALQRALRATFQAINGRIVSPLERMQNQEAWDALFLGFQGEPPPQ; via the coding sequence ATGGTAACGGAAGCCAGACCCCTCCGAGGGTCGCTTGATGAATTTAATTTAGCAGAAATCCTCCAGATGATGGGGCTGGGTAACATGACCGGCGCATTGCACCTGCACCGGCCTGATGGGCGCACCGGCATCATCTATTTCTACGACGGCTTTCTTGGCTCCTGCACCGAACTCAACACCGAGGCCCTCACCCTGGGCCTGGTTCTCCAGCAACTCGGCATGGCAACCGCCGAGCAGCTAGACGGGGCCTACGACCTCCAGACACAAGACCCCCTTGGTAAACGCATTGGAGAACTGCTGATTGATTACGAGATCATCACCCCGGAGCAACTGCAAGACGCCCTGAAAACGCAGCTCCTGTGGACGGTGCGCGAAATGGCTCAATGGCAGGAGGGGGCCTATGAGTTTCTGCCTGGCGCGCATCTGCCCACCGAAGATATGCCCCTGCGCATCGAGGTCACACGGGTGGTGATGGAGGTGCTGCGCTACACACAGGAATGGGACGAACTCCAACATACTCTGCCCGATGGCATGCGCACCCGCCTGGAAATGGCGCTCAAGATTCCGCAGGGCATGCTGCTGAGCTTCGACCTCAATACCTGGCGCGCCATCTCCCATGTCAACGCTTATCGCACCGTCCGGCGTATCGCCTCCGCCATCCATCAGCCAGAACTTGAGGTGGCGCGATTGCTTGCGCCGCTGGTCGAGCGGTCCCTGCTGGCGTCGGTGGAATCCAACAGCAGACCAGGACTGCCTATTCCGGCCCAGCGGCTCAGCATGGAGAGCTTCGACCTCTTCAGCTTGCTGAGCAAGATTGAGCAAGAATGGTTACACCGTCGCCAGCCCGTAGAGCAACTCGTCGCGCTGGCGAACTTTATTAATTGGACGATGAGCAATCTGGCAGAAACCTATGAACAGAACGGCATCAGCCTCTCACCTGATACCCTCGTCTCGCTGCTCGAACGCGATGGTCTCGACCGCATCCCTGGCTACACCCTGAAGATACAAGATAACCAGATTGATATTGACGACTTTACCCACTACTGCCGAGGCTATCTGGACCGACGGAATGTAGACCAGACGGCAGGCGAGTTTCATGATATGGCATCCGATGCTTTACAGCGGGCGTTACGCGCCACGTTCCAGGCAATCAATGGACGCATCGTCTCACCGCTGGAACGCATGCAAAATCAGGAAGCCTGGGACGCCCTCTTTCTTGGTTTCCAGGGAGAACCCCCTCCACAGTAG
- a CDS encoding response regulator gives MTFAPNGRRTVLVVEDSPTEQAMIADCLHEAGYSVVLAGDGDEVREKIRSVAIDLVVLDLILPRVNGYEVCRALRKDPQTQHIPIVMLTQRSSAPEEFYGRRLGANGYLKKPLNPALLLAEINRLVGATGGQF, from the coding sequence ATGACGTTTGCCCCAAACGGGCGTAGGACCGTGCTGGTGGTTGAGGATTCCCCCACCGAACAGGCGATGATCGCTGATTGCCTACACGAAGCCGGATACAGTGTGGTGCTGGCGGGCGATGGTGACGAGGTACGCGAAAAAATACGCAGCGTCGCTATTGATCTGGTGGTGCTTGACCTGATTCTGCCGCGAGTCAACGGATACGAAGTCTGCCGCGCGTTGCGCAAAGACCCACAGACCCAACATATCCCCATCGTCATGCTTACCCAGCGCAGCAGCGCCCCGGAGGAGTTCTATGGTCGCCGCCTGGGAGCAAATGGCTATCTTAAAAAGCCCCTGAATCCTGCTCTCCTGCTGGCAGAAATCAATCGCCTGGTGGGCGCGACAGGCGGGCAGTTCTAG
- a CDS encoding sulfite exporter TauE/SafE family protein: protein MCYNIYTQSPDGKEGTPLHLPILVFLLLIFVTSLIAGTLGALLGLGGGIIVVPALSVLFGVDIHFAIGASIVSVIATSSGAAVRYLRDHISNLRIGMFLEVATTTGAITGAFVGAYLGGPVLFFVFGIILLYSCVVMLQRGKMEQMSMTGALDPETLRQTPDTDMGLGRRLARRLHLDGAYYDVALKRKIAYRVQGVPLGFGLMYIAGMVSGLLGVGGGALKVPAMDIAMRIPMKASTTTSNFMIGVTAAASAGVYFSRGDINPLIAAPVALGVLLGALTGAQLLIRVRGLLIRRIFVVVLVLTALEMVLRAFGLGI, encoded by the coding sequence GTGTGCTACAATATCTATACCCAATCCCCGGACGGAAAGGAAGGCACTCCTCTGCATCTTCCGATACTCGTGTTTCTGCTGCTGATCTTTGTGACCTCCCTGATAGCTGGTACCCTGGGCGCGCTGCTTGGCCTGGGCGGCGGCATCATTGTGGTGCCTGCCCTCTCGGTCCTCTTTGGCGTTGATATTCATTTTGCCATTGGCGCTTCGATTGTTTCGGTCATTGCGACCTCCAGCGGCGCGGCAGTTCGCTATCTCCGCGACCATATCAGCAATCTGCGCATTGGCATGTTTCTGGAAGTGGCGACGACGACAGGGGCGATTACCGGCGCGTTTGTGGGCGCGTATCTGGGCGGGCCGGTCCTCTTCTTTGTGTTTGGCATCATTTTGCTCTATTCCTGCGTGGTGATGCTCCAGCGCGGTAAGATGGAACAGATGTCAATGACTGGCGCGCTGGACCCGGAAACCCTGCGTCAGACGCCTGATACGGATATGGGCCTGGGCCGAAGGCTGGCGCGTCGGCTGCATCTCGATGGCGCGTATTATGACGTGGCGCTCAAGCGCAAGATCGCCTATCGGGTGCAGGGGGTGCCGCTGGGTTTTGGCTTGATGTATATCGCCGGGATGGTTTCGGGGTTGTTGGGCGTGGGCGGCGGTGCGCTGAAGGTTCCGGCGATGGATATTGCGATGCGTATCCCCATGAAAGCCTCGACGACGACCAGCAACTTTATGATTGGCGTGACGGCGGCGGCCAGCGCGGGCGTCTATTTTTCGCGCGGCGACATCAATCCGCTCATCGCGGCCCCTGTGGCGCTGGGCGTGCTGCTGGGGGCGCTGACGGGCGCGCAACTGCTCATTCGGGTGCGCGGCTTGCTCATTCGCCGGATTTTTGTGGTGGTGCTGGTATTGACGGCGCTGGAGATGGTTTTACGCGCATTTGGATTAGGTATTTGA